The Idiomarina loihiensis L2TR genomic sequence GGTGGTATTGCCGCCTTTGTTAATTACTTGAATAAGAATAAAACACCAATTCACGAGAAAGCTTTTTACTTCACAACACAAAGAGAAGACGGTATTGGTGTTGAAGTGAGCATGCAATGGAATGACTCTTTCCAGGAGAATATTTATTGTTTCACCAATAATATTCCTCAACGTGATGGTGGTACACACTTAGCCGGCTTCCGTGCTGCGTTGACGCGCACATTGAACTCCCACATGGAAAAAGAGGGGTATAATAAAAAGTCTAAAACCTCTGCAACAGGTGATGATGCGCGAGAAGGTCTAACCGCCATTATTTCTGTTAAAGTCCCTGATCCTAAGTTTTCGTCTCAAACAAAAGATAAACTGGTTTCTTCTGAAGTGAAGTCTGCTGTTGAACAGGCAATGAACGAGCAGTTAGCGGACTATCTATTAGAAAACCCGGGCGAGGCGAAACTTATCATCAATAAAATTATTGATGCCGCAAGAGCCCGTGAAGCTGCTCGTAAAGCACGAGAAATGACCCGTCGTAAAGGGGCTTTAGATATCGCGGGTTTACCCGGTAAATTGGCAGATTGTCAGGAAAAAGATCCGGCACTGTCTGAACTCTATATTGTGGAGGGTGACTCTGCAGGCGGTTCCGCTAAACAGGGTCGTAACCGTAAAAACCAGGCTATTCTGCCCCTTAAGGGTAAAATTCTTAACGTAGAAAAAGCGCGTTTTGACAAAATGTTGTCTTCCGTCGAGGTTGGTACATTAATTACTGCTATGGGTTGTGGTATTGGCCGTGATGAGTACAACCCGGATAAAACACGTTATCACCGTATTATTATTATGACGGATGCGGACGTTGACGGATCGCACATTCGTACTCTGCTGTTAACGTTCTTCTATCGTCAAATGCCTGAAATTATTGAGCGCGGATATATCTATATTGCTCAGCCTCCGTTGTACAAAGTGAAGAAGGGCAAGCAGGAAGTTTACATTAAAGACGACCCGGCATTGATCCGCTATCTAACCAGCCTGGCTTTGGATAATGCATCGCTGCACGTTAATGAAACTGCGCCAGGTATTTCTGGTGAGAAGCTCGAAAATTTAGTTAACGGCTATCAGATGGCTCAGGAAAATATTAAGCGTTTAAGTCGTCGTATGCCTGAGCGTTTCTTACAGCGTCTGTTCTATGCTCCTCGTTTAACGGATGAGCGTTTGAAAGATAAAGATTACATGGAGAAGTGGGTTAAAACATTGAACGATGACTTAACCGCTCGTGAAATTAACTCGGCAACTTATACCGTTTCTTTGCATGAAGATACTGAACGCAAGATGTGGTTACCGTCGACGACGATTCGTCAACACGGTGTCGACACGGATTACCCGCTGAACTATGAATTCTTAATGTCTAAAGACTACGAACAAATAGTGACGCTTGGCGAAGAGATTGACTCTTTGGTTGAGCCGGATGGCTATGTGCTTCGCGGTGAGAAGAAGCAGCCAGTTACACACTTTGTTGAAGCTGTGGAATGGCTTATTGGTGAATCTAAGCGTGGTTTATACGTTCAGCGTTATAAAGGCCTGGGTGAAATGAACCCTGACCAGCTGTGGGAAACTACGATGGATCCTGATACTCGTCGTATGCTTCAGGTAACGATTGAAGACGCGATTGGCGCTGATCAGCTGTTCACCACGTTAATGGGTGACGAAGTTGAACCGCGTAGAGCCTTTATTGAATCCAATGCTCTTAAGGTTGCCAATTTGGACGTCTAGGCTTAACAGCGACATTAGCAAGCGACAGGCAACAAAAAAGCCGGCTCATGAAAATGAAGCCGGCTTTTTATTTATTAAAAATCAAAGCGTTAGTTACTGAAGCAAAGAAATATCCGCTATTTCTAAGAACAGCTGACGCAAGCGGAACAGCAAGTTGAGGCGGTTAATTCGGACTTTATCGTCGTCGGCATTGACCATGACATGCTCAAAAAACGCATCCACAGGCTCTTTAAGCTCTGATAAATGCGTGAGAGCGTCACTGTATTTACCAGCGGCAATCAGTGGCTTAACAGCGCCTTCCGTTTGTTTAACCAAACGATAAAGTGTTGTTTCAGACTCTTCCTGTAGAAGAGCTTCATCCACGTTACCGGATATCTCCTCGTCTGATTTTGCCAGAATATTACCTACGCGCTTATTGGCTGCGGCAAGGCTGGCTGCAGAATCCATAGACTTAAATGACTGAACAGCCTTTACTCTTTGGTCGAAGTCCGTTGGCTTAGAGGGGGAACGGGCAAGTACCGACTGAATAACATCGACGGTAATGCCTTGATCCTGATACCAGGGACGAAAACGACCGAGTAGAAAATCGAAAACATCAGTAGCGACAGTGTTATTCGATAGCTTGTCACCAAAGCCTTCGACGGATGCCGCTAACAGTTCATGTAAGTCTAATGAAAGCTTACGTTCTACCAGAGTACGCAGCAAACCAAGAGCGGCGCGGCGCAGAGCGAATGGGTCACGGTCACCTTTAGGTACCTGACCAATACCGAATATACCGACCAGTGTGTCGAGTTTGTCCGCTAAAGCGACGGCACAAGCCTCTTTAGTTAAAGGCAGTTCGTCACCGGAAAAACGAGGCCAGTAGTGTTGTTCTATTGCTTCAGCAACAACCGGGCTTTCGCCATCGTTCAAGGCATAGTGTTTACCCATAACGCCCTGGGTTTCAGGGAACTCAGAAACCATATCGGAAACCAGGTCAGCCTTGCACAGCAAACCTGCTCGTTCTGATGCTTTTACGTCGGCAGTTAACTGGTTTGCTATTTTCCCTGCTAACACCGATATACGACGAGCTTTGTCGCCAATACTGCCCAGTTGTTTTTGGAACAGAACAGAGTCCAGCGCAGCAACTCGTGATTCCAGAGTCACCTTTTTGTCAGACTCAAAGAAAAACTGTGCATCCGCCAGGCGAGGGCGAACGACTTTTTCGTTACCTTTAATGATCTGCTGAGGGTCACGGCTTTCAATATTGGTAATGAAAATAAACTGTGGCAGTAAGTTACCTTTGCCATCTTCTACCGGAAAGTAACGTTGGTCGTCTTTCATGGTAACGATAAGCGGCTCTTTTGGTACCGCGAGGAAACCTTGATCGAAACTGGCTGTTAAAGCTACCGGCCATTCCACCAGGGCTGCAACTTCCTCAACTAACTCGTCATCCTGAATAACCTGGCCGCCGAGTTCTGAGGCAAGACGTGATACTTCCGACTGAATGGTTTCAATACGCTCTTCGAAGTTAGCGATCACTTTCGCTTCACGTAGCTTAAATAAGTAGTTGTCGACATGATCGAGCTCAAAACCTTGGGGCGAATGGAAGCGGTGACCTTGAATAAAACGGGCACTCTTAGTTTCCAGGATTTCAGCGTCAATCAGTTCGCTGCCCAGCATGACGGTTAGCGTGTGCACAGGGCGAATAAATTGCGCGGTGCTGTCACCCCAACGCATCGGTTTCGGAATAGGCAGAGCTTTAATTGCTGCTTCCAAGATACCCTGAACTAAGACAGATAGCGCCTGACCTTTTACTGTCGCCTTATGCAGTAACCATTCGCCTTTGTCTGTTTTAAGCCGGTCAGCCTGCTCTACAGTAATGCCGTTGGAGCGAGCCCAGCCTTCGGCAGCTTTAGTTGGCTTGCCGGTATCGTCAAAGGCCACATTAATTGCTGGCCCGCGCTTCTCGACTTCTTTGTCCTGCTGTTCGGTTTCAACTTGTTTCACCAGAACGGCTAGTCGGCGAGGGGTTGCATACGCCTCGATGCTATCAAAACTGAGTTCTGCGTTTTTTAAGCCTGACTCAATACCCGACTTTAAGCTGTCACGCAGCGACTTTAAGGCTTTTGGAGGAAGCTCTTCAGTACCTAACTCAATTAATAAGTTTTCTTTTTGCACGCTCTGCTCTCCTTAGTTCGCTGCTGGTTTGTTTTTATCGTCGGCTAAAGGGAAGCCAAGAGCTTCACGCGTCTGGTAATAGACTTCGGCAACGGCTTTTGCCATGGTTCTGACGCGAAGTATGTAGCGCTGTCTTTCGGTTACAGATATCGCGTGTCTGGCATCGAGCAGGTTAAATGCGTGAGATGCCCGCATAACCTGCTCGTACGCGGGTAAAGCCAGAGACTTCTCTATTAACAGCTCACATTCTTTTTCGCAGTCGTCGAAGCGGCGGAACAACACGTCAACATCGGCATATTCAAAGTTGTACGTCGATTGCTCAACTTCGTTCTGATGGAAAACATCCCGATACAAGATTTTACCGCGCGGGCCGTCGGTCCAGACCAGGTCGTAGATGCTGTCCACGCCCTGAATGTACATAGCTAAACGCTCAAGGCCGTAGGTGATTTCTCCGGCCACGGGACGACATTCGATACCGCCTACCTGCTGGAAATAAGTAAACTGAGTGACCTCCATACCGTTAAGCCAGACTTCCCAGCCCAGACCCCAGGCACCCAGAGTAGGCGATTCCCAGTTGTCTTCTACAAAGCGTATGTCATGAGTCAGTGTGTCAAATCCCAGCATTTCTAAAGACCCCAGATAAAGCTCCTGAATGTCCTTAGGCGATGGTTTCATAATGACCTGAAACTGATAATAGTGCTGCAGGCGGTTCGGGTTCTCACCATACCGGCCATCGGTCGGGCGGCGGCAGGGTTGCACATAGGCAAAACTGGCTGGCTCCGGACCTAATGAGCGCAGAAAGGTCATTGGATGAAAGGTACCCGCACCAACCTCCATATCCAGTGGTTGAACCACGGCACAGCCTTGCTGAGCCCAGTAATCCTGAAGAGCAAGAATAAGCCCCTGAAAGGTTTTCACATCGTACGTCGACATACGCATTCTCTGCTTTGTTATTTGTGGTTGACCGAAGGTCGAAAAATATGCGTAGATTATACCCTCTGAATCGCCTTGGTTATAGGGGAAGGCATGACAAATAATCAGCCAGAACGGTGTTCCTGGTGTGAATCTGCTGACGACTACCGCGCTTATCATGACAATGTTTGGGGGCGTCCGGTAAGCGACCCGATAGAACTTTTTGCTAAATTGTGTCTGGACGGGCAGCAGGCGGGACTCAGTTGGTTAACTATTCTGCGCAAACAGAGTGGTTACGAGAAAGCCTTTTTAGGCTTTGACCCACAAGCTATTGTGGCTATGAGTGACGCTGATCGTGAATTGTTGTACAGCAACCGTGATATTATCCGTAGCAAGGCCAAAATTGATGCCATTTTTACTAACGCTGAAGCGTATATAAGGTTAGAAGAAAAGGGCGTTAAGTTTGAGCGGTGGCTGTGGGAGTTTGTAGGTGGCTCACCGATTATTAATGCGTACTCGACGCAAAGTGAGATCCCAACAGAAACAGAAGCTTCCCAAAGCATGGCAAAAGCGTTAAAAAAGGAAGGCTTTAAGTTTGTCGGACCGACCATTTGCTATGCTTTTATGGAAGCAGTTGGTATGGTGAACGACCATGTTACTAGCTGTCATTGCTATCAGCCTGTTGCTGACCAAATGAAACAGTTTACGTTGTAAAATGAGCGAAGGAAGAATGATAGAAATTACTCTTGCGGACTATAGCAACCCCAAACACCGTAATGCCGTTATTGCTATGTTAGATGCTTATGCCAAAGACCCAATGGGTGGTGGTGAGGGCATATCAGATGACGTTAAAGAAAGCCTGATAGACGAAATGGCAAAACGAGACCATGTCTTTTCTTTGCTGGCCTACGATGGTGACACTCCGATTGGCGTTGCAAACTGTGTAGAAGGCTTTTCAACCTTCGCAGCAAAACCGTTAATGAATATTCATGACATAGCCGTCATTCCAGAGTACCGGGGACAGGGCGTTGCGCGTAAACTTCTTGAAGAAGTGAAAACACTTGCAGAGTTCCGCGGTTGCGTGAAGCTGACACTGGAAGTGCTTGAGAACAATGACCGGGCGAAAAAAGCCTATGAGAACTTCGGCTTTGCACCTTATGAATTAGGTGACGTAGGTCAGGCCGAGTTTTGGGAAATGTACTTGAATAAAGACAAAGCCTGACATCTAAGCATCAGGCTATTAATGAGATTTCCTAACCCAGTAGCGGTAGGGGATTTCTTCGGTTTCAGAACCAACCAATTCATGCTCCATAAACTCGCAAAAGCCCGGAATATCCCGGGTTGTTGCGGGATCATCCGCAATAATCAGTAACACCTGACCAACATCCATTTTACGAATAGCCGCACGAACTAACATTACGGGCTCTGGGCATTTAAGGCCTAAGGTATCGAGTTCTTTGTCGCAGTTAATCTGGGTCATGACTTCTTTCAAAGATGTTAAGCGAAATTGCCGAGTAGTTTAACACTTTCGCGCTTAATAGGTGAGGGGGAGTGATGGATTGCGCCGCTGTTTGTTGGCGGGAAAGACTCAGAAACTGTCTGCAGCCATGGATGGCTGCAGTCAAGCCCCCAAGAATGGGTTCACGGCGTGTTTCTGAGTCTTTCCTGACAATAAAAAGGGGCGAGCCTTCGCTCCCCCCTTCCTCTGAGCAGTTAAAGTGTTAAACCGCCCTAATTTTTCTGTTTCTTTTAAACGCGTTCGAAGACAGTAGCAATACCCTGGCCAAGGCCAATGCACATGGTTGCTAAGCCAAGTTTCGCGTCTTTCTCTTCCATTAAGTTGATTAGCGTCGTTGAGATACGAGCGCCAGAACAGCCTAATGGGTGACCTAAAGCGATAGCACCGCCGTTCAGGTTCACTTTCTCTTCCATCTTGTCGAACAGTTTTAAACCTTTAAGTACAGGCAGTGACTGTGCGGCAAAGGCTTCGTTCAGTTCAACAACGTCGATGTCGTCAATAGACACACCAGCACGCTTCAGCGCTTTTTCTGTTGCCGGAACCGGTCCGTAACCCATAATGGATGGATCGCAGCCTGCAACGGCCATTGAACGGATTTTAACGCGTGGCGTCAGACCCAGTTCTTTGGCTTTGTCAGCAGACATAACCAACATGGCTGCGGCGCCGTCTGACAAGGCTGACGAGGTACCAGCGGTTACCGTACCGTTAGCAGGGTCAAACACTGGGCGAAGCTGTGACAAGCCTTCAGCAGTGGTTTCTGGGCGAATCACTTCGTCTTCAGTAACACGTACCAGTTCGCCGTCGGCGTTGTGGCCATTCATTGCGTAAATCTCTTTAGCAAAGCGGCCTTCAACCGTCGCCTCGTGCGCTTTTCTGTGAGAGCGTGCACCAAATTCGTCTTGTTGTTCGCGGGTAATACCGAACTTACGAGATAACAGTTCAGCGGTCATACCCATGCTGCCCGAAGCTTTTGCAACAGACTTGTTCATGCCCGGGTGAAAGTCGATTCCGTGGGTCATAGGTACGTGACCCATGTGCTCAACACCACCGGCCATAAAGATGTCGCCGTCGCCGTTCATAATAGCGCGCGTAGCGTCGTGCAATGCTTGCATTGATGAGCCGCACAGACGGTTAACGGTAACACCGGCTACTTTGTGTGGAATGCCGGCAATTAACGCTGAGTTACGCGCAATGTTGAAGCCTTGCTCTAAGGTTTGTTGTACACAACCCCAGTAAATGTCTTCCAGTTCTTCCGGGTCAACTTCCGGGTTACGCTCAAGTAAGCCCTTCATCAGCGCAGCTGAGAGGTCTTCGGCACGAGTATGGCGGAAAACACCATTTTTTGAACGCCCCATTGGCGTACGAATACAATCTACTATGACGATGTCTTTCATTTTAATAACCTCCTCAAGCCTTACTTCGCGCTGGTTGTGTCAAAGTAAGATTTACCGGCTTTAGCCATTTCGCGCATGCCGTCGGTAACCTGATAAATTTCACCCAGGTGCGCGTACTTGTCTGCCAGTTGAATAAAGTTGTCCATGCCAAGCGTTTCCAGATAACGGAAAGGGCCGCCGCGGAATGGAGGGAAGCCTAAGCCATAAAGCAGCGCCATGTCTGCTTCGGCAGCAGAGCCAACAATGTCTTCTTCCAGACAGCGAACCACTTCGTTCACCATAGGGATCATGCAGCGTGCAATGACTTCATCAGCATCCAGTTTCTTGCCTTGCTCACAGCCTAATAGCTCGTAAGTGGCAGGATCCGCTTCTTTGGTTGGCTTACCTTTTTTGTCGGTGCCGTAAACATAGAAGCCTTTGCCGTTTTTCTGACCGTAACGCTCAGCAGCTGCCAGTTTAGCAATGGCGCTGGACTCGTCGCGTTTCATGCGGGTCGGGAAGCCTGCTTCCATAACAACGGTACAATGATCAGCTGTGTCTATACCAACAACATCGCTTAAGTACGCAGGACCCATTGGCCAACCGAACTGCTTCTCCATAACCTTGTCGATGCCGACGAAATCGACGCCTTCATCAACCATACCGGCAAAGCCTGCCAGGTAAGGGAACAATACGCGGTTAACTAAGAAGCCAGGGCAGTCGTTAACAACGATAGGGGTTTTGCCAAGTTTAAGCGCATAGGCGACTACCGCATTAACGGTGTCATCTGAGGTTTTCTCGCCACGGATAATTTCAACCAATGGCATTTTGTGTACCGGGTTGAAAAAGTGCATTCCGCAGAATTTCTCAGGGCGCTTCAGGTTCTTAGCCAGTTCAGTAATAGAAATGGTCGAGGTATTTGAAGTCAAAATGGCATCATCGCCAATTACGCCTTCAATTTCAGCCAGCACCGAGCCTTTAACTTTCGGGTTTTCGACAACGGCTTCTACGACAATATCGACGTCTTTGACTGCGTCATTCAGCAACGTAGGCGTAATAGAAGACAAGATTTTAATCATCTTCTCGTTGTTTACCTTACCGCGCTCAACACCTTTTTTCAGGATCTTGCCGGCTTCTTTCATGCCTAAGTCTAAAGCGTCTTGCTTAATGTCTTTCATAACAGCCGGTACGCCTTTAAGCGCTGACTGGTAAGCGATACCGCCGCCCATAATGCCGGCACCTAAAACACCTGCTGTCTTAATTTCTTTGGTTGCAGCTTTAGCGTATTTTTTCGACTTACCTTTAACTGCCTGATCCGCCAGGAAGATACCAACCTGAGCCTGACAAGCCTCGGTTTGGGTGAGGTCGAAAAACGCGTTGTTTTCAGCTGTTAGCGCGCCTTCACGATGCTCGCGGGCACCGTTTTCAATGGCTTCTAACGCTTTGTGCGGTGCCGGATAGTGCTTACCGGCCTTCGCTGCAATCATGCCTTTGGCGGTAACCAGCGTCATCATCAGCTCGGTGTCGTTAGCTTTCAGCGGCTCTAACTTAGGCTGACGCTTCGCTTTCCAGTCCTGCTGACCGGCTGCTGCGGCTTTAGCTAAGTTGAGTGCGGCTTTAGTCAGGTTTTCCGGTTCAACAACCGCATCCACAGCACCAACTTTCAGCGCATCAAGGGCTTTGTTGTTTTTACCTGTGGTTATCCACTCAAGCGCGTTGTCCGGACCAATCACGCGAGGTAAACGCATGGTGCCGCCAAAGCCCGGGATAAGACCCAGTTTAACTTCTGGCAGGCCGATAGTTGCTGTGGTGTCCGCAACACGGTAGTCACAGGCTAACAATGCTTCACAACCGCCGCCCAGTGCGAATCCGGTTACGGCTCCAACGGTTGGAACTGGCAGGTCTTCTAATTGATCAAACACGCGTGAGGCTTTTGCCACCCAGCTGCGGGTTTTTTCCTGATCAGAGAATAGCGTCAGGAACTCGGTAATGTCAGCGCCGACAATAAAGGTCGATTTGCTGCTGGTAACAATAACGCCACGTAAATCGTCAGTGTTCTGTAATTTTGTCAGTGCTTCACTGAATTCTTCTAATGTAGCCTGGTCGAATTTATTAACCGAGCCTTTCGCATCAAATTGTAATTCTGCGAAACCTGGTTCGATAAAATCGACCCGAATGCTTTCACCTTGATAGATCATCTTGGGTCTCCCACGACTTCCATTAATTTGTTGCTATAAAGAAACTGATTCTGCTATAGCTTTGGGTTAAGGTAGACAGAGTTTGGCGCGAATACGCCAATTTTTCAACGGTTATTTAAACATGCGTTTGAATTAATGAAAAAGCAGTCGTTTATCATACGTTACAGTGCGCCATTGTTTTTCGTGTTGTCCCTGTTAAGCATTGGTGCGGTTCAGTCTGAACCTGTTGATGCAAAGCAACGGGAGCAGCAGCGTGAGCTATTCAAAAAAGCAGAGTATGCGGCTAAGCGTGGTCGCCTGGGTGAGTATCGGCTATTACTTAAAAAGCTGAAAGATTACCCTTTGCTACCGTACTTGGAATTGGCTCGACTTGAGCAAATTGGATACCTGGCCAATGAAGACCGCGTTCTGGCTTTTCTCGATAAGTATGAAAAGACGCCCCTCGACTGGCAATTAAGACAGCCCTGGCTTACTTATTTGGCAGGGCAGGAGGAGTATTCTCGTTTTATTCGGGACTTCCGGTATCCGGGAACCTTAACTCACCGTTGTCAATTTATTGAGTCGCAGCGTGAAAAGGGTCTGGACGACGGGCCTTTCAGGCGTCAGGTTGATGCTATCTGGAAGCATGGGTTTTCGCTTCCTTCGGCTTGCGACCCCATTTTGGACGAATGGCAAGAATTGGGTGGCCGTACCGAAGACAAAGTTTGGGAACGACTGGAGTTGGCTGCTGAGCATGGTAACCCGACTCTGCTCCCGTATTTAACTGGTTTATTGCCTGAGTTACAGCAGTATCTGGGTGAGTTTTATCACAAGGTGAGGTATTCACCCGCCGCTATAGAGGACGACTCTTGGTACAAGGGGCGCTATCCTGGAAAAGAGGCACAAATAGTTACCTATGCTTTAACCAAGCTGGTTTGGCGTGATGAAAACATTGCTCTGCGAAGCTATAAAAAGCTGAGTTCACAATTGCCCTTTACTGAACAGCAAGAGGGCCGCATCGCCGAAGAATTTGCTGTTGCGTTAAGCTTAAACTCTCATCCCGAAGCTCGTGTCTGGCATGATCGCGTCCCGGTAAACGCGCTAAATGAACGAGTTTTACAGTGGCGTTTGGCTATTTACCTTAAGGACAAAGATTACGAGGGCCTGAGAGACGCGATTCAAAGTTTGCCGGTTGCCATTCGGCAGGGTAATCAATGGCGTTACTGGCTGGCTCGCTCACAGGAGATAACCGGTAACGCTTTGGCCGCACAGGAACTGTACGAAGATTTAGCCGACGAACGGCATTACTACGGTTTTCTGGCGGCAGCGCGGTTGCAGAAGCCGGTGAGCCTTGAACAAGAGAAACTTGAAGTCAGTGTTGTTCAGCTTGAGCAAATTCGTAATCATCCTAGCGTGCAACGTGCATACGAATTGATTCAATTGGAGCGTTGGGTCGACGCCCGGCGCGAATGGAACCATTTATTAACACAGCTTGATGGCGAAGAGCAGAAAGTTGCGGCATATCTGGCGAGCGAATGGGGATGGCACGATCAGGCGATATGGACCTTAGCGCAAATAGGGCACTTTGACGCTGTGGGCATTCGTTTTCCCTTAGCCTACAAGGATATACTAGGGCGGGCGTCACAAGCCGCAGGAATAGATGAGAGCTGGGCTTTAGCCATTACGCGCCGGGAAAGTAACTTTCGGCACGACGCGTATTCAAGTGCTGGTGCAAGGGGACTAATGCAGATTCTGCCTGGTACTGCAAAGCAACTGGATACTAAGAATAATAGCTGGCGGCGGTTGAATGACCCTGCCGTCAATGTGCGTCTGGGCACGGACTATTTAAGTCGATTGAAACACCGCTTTGAGAATAATTGGTTATTAGCTACGGCAAGCTATAATGCAGGCTACTATCGAGTTAAAGAGTGGTTACCTGACGAGCCTGTTGCTGCCGATGTGTGGGTCGAAACCATTCCGTACCATGAAACCAGAGATTATGTAAAAGCAGTATTGAGTTATCAGCAAATTTATAGGATGTTGGGTGGTAACGAGGATAATTTGTTTGAGCAAGTTGTTGATATGACAATTGTTGATACTGAATAAGGCGATCCAATATGACTGCGACAGCAGATTTGTGGCCGTTGTTTCCTGACCATATAAAGCAGCTTCAGACTCGTGCTGAACGACTTTTTAAACGAGAAAATTTAGATTTAGTTGCCATTCATTCGGGCCAGCAAAAACGTTGGTTTTTGGATGATATGAACTATCCGTTTCGTGCGAACCCTCACTTTAAGGCTTGGTGTCCGGAAACTCAGTTGGCTAATGCCTGGGTTATTTTAAAGCCGAACACCCGGCCAACCTTAGTTCTATTAAGTTCTCCAGATTTTTGGCACACGACAGCAAGCCTCGAGGGAGCTCCTTGGTTAGAAGAGTTCCACGTGGAACACATCAGCTCGCCAGAGGCCATTGAAAAACTACTCCCTTACGATAAGAAAAGCGCGGCTTACCTTGGTGAACATATTGAGGTTGCCAAGGCTCTGGGTTTTGAGAATATAAACCCAGATCCTGTTCTTCACTTTTTTCATTATCATCGCTTGTTTAAAACCGACTATGAAATTGCCTGTTTAACTCAGGCAAACCATATAGCGGCTGAAGGCCATGTTGCGGCCGCTGACGCCTTTTTTAACGGCGCCTCGGAGTTCGATTGTCTGTTGAAATATATGGCGGCTACTCGTCAAGGGCAGAATGAAGTGCCTTATAATCACATTATTGGGCAAAATGAAAACGCCAGTGTTTTGCATCACTGGATGCCTGATAAGAAAGCTTCAGGCTCACTCAAGTCGATGCTGGTTGATGCAGGCGCTGAGGTTTGCGGTTATGCCGCTGACATTAGTCGTACTTGGTCTAAACAACACAATGAATACGAAGAGCTGATAGCCGCGCTTGACCAAATTACATTGGCTTTAATTGATAAAATGAAGCCGGGCGTTGAATTCCCGGCGCTGCACCAGTTGGCTCATGAACAAATTGCTAATGTACTTTTTGCTTTTGGTTTTGTCAGTTGCAGTCCTGAACAAATGATTGAAGACGGCATAACCACGGTATTTCTTCCGCATGGTTTAGGTCATCCTCTGGGCTTGCAGGTGCACGACGTTGGCGCTGCGCAGGCTGATGAAAGGGGTACGCCAATAGCTCCTCCCAGCGGTCATCTTACGCTAAAAACCACTCGTACCGTAGAGCCTCGGCAGGTTTATACCATTGAACCCGGAATCTACTTTATTGAGCCTTTGCTGCAGAAATTAGCGAATTCACGCAATAAGCATTTAATTAACTGGCGCAGAGTGGATGAGTTTAAACCCTTTGGTGGAGTGCGAATCGAGGATAATATTGTGGTTTACCGCGAGCGAAATGATAACCTTACACGCCAAACTGCATTAGA encodes the following:
- the fadA gene encoding acetyl-CoA C-acyltransferase FadA, which produces MKDIVIVDCIRTPMGRSKNGVFRHTRAEDLSAALMKGLLERNPEVDPEELEDIYWGCVQQTLEQGFNIARNSALIAGIPHKVAGVTVNRLCGSSMQALHDATRAIMNGDGDIFMAGGVEHMGHVPMTHGIDFHPGMNKSVAKASGSMGMTAELLSRKFGITREQQDEFGARSHRKAHEATVEGRFAKEIYAMNGHNADGELVRVTEDEVIRPETTAEGLSQLRPVFDPANGTVTAGTSSALSDGAAAMLVMSADKAKELGLTPRVKIRSMAVAGCDPSIMGYGPVPATEKALKRAGVSIDDIDVVELNEAFAAQSLPVLKGLKLFDKMEEKVNLNGGAIALGHPLGCSGARISTTLINLMEEKDAKLGLATMCIGLGQGIATVFERV
- the fadB gene encoding fatty acid oxidation complex subunit alpha FadB, with product MIYQGESIRVDFIEPGFAELQFDAKGSVNKFDQATLEEFSEALTKLQNTDDLRGVIVTSSKSTFIVGADITEFLTLFSDQEKTRSWVAKASRVFDQLEDLPVPTVGAVTGFALGGGCEALLACDYRVADTTATIGLPEVKLGLIPGFGGTMRLPRVIGPDNALEWITTGKNNKALDALKVGAVDAVVEPENLTKAALNLAKAAAAGQQDWKAKRQPKLEPLKANDTELMMTLVTAKGMIAAKAGKHYPAPHKALEAIENGAREHREGALTAENNAFFDLTQTEACQAQVGIFLADQAVKGKSKKYAKAATKEIKTAGVLGAGIMGGGIAYQSALKGVPAVMKDIKQDALDLGMKEAGKILKKGVERGKVNNEKMIKILSSITPTLLNDAVKDVDIVVEAVVENPKVKGSVLAEIEGVIGDDAILTSNTSTISITELAKNLKRPEKFCGMHFFNPVHKMPLVEIIRGEKTSDDTVNAVVAYALKLGKTPIVVNDCPGFLVNRVLFPYLAGFAGMVDEGVDFVGIDKVMEKQFGWPMGPAYLSDVVGIDTADHCTVVMEAGFPTRMKRDESSAIAKLAAAERYGQKNGKGFYVYGTDKKGKPTKEADPATYELLGCEQGKKLDADEVIARCMIPMVNEVVRCLEEDIVGSAAEADMALLYGLGFPPFRGGPFRYLETLGMDNFIQLADKYAHLGEIYQVTDGMREMAKAGKSYFDTTSAK
- a CDS encoding transglycosylase SLT domain-containing protein, which codes for MKKQSFIIRYSAPLFFVLSLLSIGAVQSEPVDAKQREQQRELFKKAEYAAKRGRLGEYRLLLKKLKDYPLLPYLELARLEQIGYLANEDRVLAFLDKYEKTPLDWQLRQPWLTYLAGQEEYSRFIRDFRYPGTLTHRCQFIESQREKGLDDGPFRRQVDAIWKHGFSLPSACDPILDEWQELGGRTEDKVWERLELAAEHGNPTLLPYLTGLLPELQQYLGEFYHKVRYSPAAIEDDSWYKGRYPGKEAQIVTYALTKLVWRDENIALRSYKKLSSQLPFTEQQEGRIAEEFAVALSLNSHPEARVWHDRVPVNALNERVLQWRLAIYLKDKDYEGLRDAIQSLPVAIRQGNQWRYWLARSQEITGNALAAQELYEDLADERHYYGFLAAARLQKPVSLEQEKLEVSVVQLEQIRNHPSVQRAYELIQLERWVDARREWNHLLTQLDGEEQKVAAYLASEWGWHDQAIWTLAQIGHFDAVGIRFPLAYKDILGRASQAAGIDESWALAITRRESNFRHDAYSSAGARGLMQILPGTAKQLDTKNNSWRRLNDPAVNVRLGTDYLSRLKHRFENNWLLATASYNAGYYRVKEWLPDEPVAADVWVETIPYHETRDYVKAVLSYQQIYRMLGGNEDNLFEQVVDMTIVDTE
- the pepQ gene encoding Xaa-Pro dipeptidase, which codes for MTATADLWPLFPDHIKQLQTRAERLFKRENLDLVAIHSGQQKRWFLDDMNYPFRANPHFKAWCPETQLANAWVILKPNTRPTLVLLSSPDFWHTTASLEGAPWLEEFHVEHISSPEAIEKLLPYDKKSAAYLGEHIEVAKALGFENINPDPVLHFFHYHRLFKTDYEIACLTQANHIAAEGHVAAADAFFNGASEFDCLLKYMAATRQGQNEVPYNHIIGQNENASVLHHWMPDKKASGSLKSMLVDAGAEVCGYAADISRTWSKQHNEYEELIAALDQITLALIDKMKPGVEFPALHQLAHEQIANVLFAFGFVSCSPEQMIEDGITTVFLPHGLGHPLGLQVHDVGAAQADERGTPIAPPSGHLTLKTTRTVEPRQVYTIEPGIYFIEPLLQKLANSRNKHLINWRRVDEFKPFGGVRIEDNIVVYRERNDNLTRQTALDAYVKKVTRLA